A single genomic interval of Caretta caretta isolate rCarCar2 chromosome 23, rCarCar1.hap1, whole genome shotgun sequence harbors:
- the EPS8L1 gene encoding epidermal growth factor receptor kinase substrate 8-like protein 1 isoform X1 has product MSSSGSEVSKPSAREIYEQRKKYSNFIMADVSQYTVNHLVTFPVGEAAELEDAVRRVAAMEAQDQVWAQEMLLQVTGSAIRLLDVHSKEELENYGLAGVLRCEAVLPSARARSLLLLVCQEPQQTQPDAHFFQCTHIGAEPIRDDINSALLDFKSGSNAQRKETLRENQEKMQNGAPPVPEGTGSRPPTPPRKVVITPNEMEAQSQRDAADPPDPGALRIECDVELLNRVFDDIEAFMAKLQKSAEASRVLEQLKQSSRGRRRQPGEGLLTLRARPPTMEEFEDTLAKMKYSFSLLARLQSNILNPTSEELVHFLFGLLKMVVESSGGPEFASEIRSPMLTREAVTLLRGCLGAQKAELWGSLGDNWTRPRVEFPGDYAAPYTPTFQRGWAPLPRGPDGQPWEDPVETQHRHEARRAQQSAPPIEAKGHRHTEECRLVSCKNDFVARNSNELSVPQGEVLEVLDNSRKWWKVQNRSGQQGYVPFNILSPLPGPQNRDPGNLLNSPGQARAPGPPGLPAPKKKVSALNGTQCNGCEGLGLDPNERERLNEELLQRLAAGRGSPAKPFRVQRAPDTAVPLDHDSQPGQVQAWLEAKGFEPLTVSTLGVLNGSQLFSLSKAEFQAVSPEEGARVYSQVTVHKAMLEDFRKTSELEAVMEKRKRKLEGETEVSRS; this is encoded by the exons AGCAAAGGAAGAAATATTCCAACTTCATTATGGCTGACGTCTCCCAATACACCGTCAAT cacctggtgACGTTCCCGGTGGGGGAGGCGGCGGAGCTGGAGGACGCCGTGCGCAGAGTGGCCGCCATGGAGGCCCAGGACCAGGTCTGGGcccaggagatgctgctgcaggTCACTGGGTCGGCCATCAGGCTGCTCGACGTCCACTCCAAG GAGGAGCTGGAGAACTACGGGCTGGCGGGGGTCCTGCGCTGCGAGGCCGTGCTGCCCAGCGCCCGCGCCCGCTCCCTGCTGCTCCTTGTGTGCCAGGAGCCCCAGCAGACCCAGCCCGACGCCCACTTCTTCCAGTGCACCCACATCGGG gcGGAGCCGATCCGGGACGACATTAACAGTGCTCTGCTGGATTTCAAATCGGGGAGCAACGCTCAGAGGAAAGAGACGCTCAG AGAGAACCAGGAGAAGATGCAGAACGGGGCACCACCGGTCCCGGAGGGGACAGGCTCCCGGCCCCCAACGCCCCCCAGGAAGGTGGTGATCACCCCGAACGAGATGGAGGCGCAGAGTCAGAGAGatgcag CTGACCCCCCGGACCCAGGCGCACTGCGGATTGAGTGTGATGTG gAGCTGTTGAACCGGGTCTTCGACGACATCGAAGCTTTCATGGCCAAACTGCAGAAATCGGCAGAGGCCTCGCGGGTCCTGGAGCAGCTGAAACAGTCCAGTCGGGGGCGTCGCCGCCAGCCGGGGG AGGGGCTGCTGACCCTGCGGGCCAGGCCACCCACCATGGAAGAGTTCGAGGACACCCTGGCCAAGATGAAATATTCCTTCAGCCTCCTG gcaaGACTCCAGTCAAACATCTTGAATCCCACTTCGGAGGAGCTGGTTCACTTCCTGTTTGGCCTCCTGAAAATG gTGGTGGAGTCGTCGGGGGGGCCAGAGTTTGCCAGCGAGATCCGCTCCCCCATGCTGACCCGGGAGGCCGTCACCCTGCTGCGGGGCTGCCTGGGGGCCCAGAAGGCCGAGCTGTGGGGCTCGCTGGGTGACAACTGGACCCGGCCCCG GGTGGAGTTCCCCGGGGACTACGCCGCCCCGTACACCCCGACCTTCCAACGCGGCTGGGCACCGCTGCCCCGGGGCCCCGACGGGCAGCCCTGGGAGGATCCAGTGGAGACCCAGCACCGGCATGAAGCGCGCCGGGCACAG CAATCGGCTCCTCCAATTGAAGCCAAAGG ccataGACATACAGAAGAATGCAGGCTGGTGAGCTGCAAGAACGACTTTGTAGCCAGGAACAGCAACGAGCTGTCTGTCCCGCAGGGGGAGGTTCTGGAG GTGCTGGACAACTCCAGGAAGTGGTGGAAGGTTCAGAACCGCTCCGGCCAGCAAGGCTACGTCCCCTTCAACATCCTCAGCCCCCTCCCGGGCCCCCAGAACCGCGACCCGGGCAACCTGCTCAACAGCCCCGGCCAGGCCCGAGCCCCG GGCCCCCCAGGCCTGCCAGCTCCGAAGAAAAAGGTCTCGGCCCTGAACGGGACCCAGTGCAACGGCTGCGAGGGGCTTGGCCTAGACCCCAATGAGAGAG AGCGGCTGAACGAGGAGCTGCTGCAGCGCCTGGCGGCCGGCCGGGGCAGCCCCGCCAAGCCCTTCCGGGTGCAGCGGGCTCCGGACACGGCCGTGCCGCTGGACCACGACTCCCAGCCCGGCCAGGTCCAGGCCTGGCTGGAGGCCAAGGGATTCGAGCCCCT GACGGTGAGCACCCTGGGGGTGCTAAATGGGTCTCAGCTCTTCTCGCTGTCCAAGGCCGAGTTCCAGGCCGTCAGCCCCGAGGAAGGAGCCAGAGTCTACAGCCAGGTCACCGTACACAAGGCCATGCTGGAG GACTTTAGGAAAACCTCTGAACTGGAAGCTGTGATGGAGAAACGGAAGAGGAAATTGGAAGGTGAAACAGAAGTCTCCCGCTCATGA
- the EPS8L1 gene encoding epidermal growth factor receptor kinase substrate 8-like protein 1 isoform X2: MSSSGSEVSKPSAREIYEQRKKYSNFIMADVSQYTVNHLVTFPVGEAAELEDAVRRVAAMEAQDQVWAQEMLLQVTGSAIRLLDVHSKEELENYGLAGVLRCEAVLPSARARSLLLLVCQEPQQTQPDAHFFQCTHIGAEPIRDDINSALLDFKSGSNAQRKETLRENQEKMQNGAPPVPEGTGSRPPTPPRKVVITPNEMEAQSQRDAADPPDPGALRIECDVELLNRVFDDIEAFMAKLQKSAEASRVLEQLKQSSRGRRRQPGEGLLTLRARPPTMEEFEDTLAKMKYSFSLLARLQSNILNPTSEELVHFLFGLLKMVVESSGGPEFASEIRSPMLTREAVTLLRGCLGAQKAELWGSLGDNWTRPRVEFPGDYAAPYTPTFQRGWAPLPRGPDGQPWEDPVETQHRHEARRAQQSAPPIEAKGHRHTEECRLVSCKNDFVARNSNELSVPQGEVLEVLDNSRKWWKVQNRSGQQGYVPFNILSPLPGPQNRDPGNLLNSPGQARAPGPPGLPAPKKKVSALNGTQCNGCEGLGLDPNERGR, from the exons AGCAAAGGAAGAAATATTCCAACTTCATTATGGCTGACGTCTCCCAATACACCGTCAAT cacctggtgACGTTCCCGGTGGGGGAGGCGGCGGAGCTGGAGGACGCCGTGCGCAGAGTGGCCGCCATGGAGGCCCAGGACCAGGTCTGGGcccaggagatgctgctgcaggTCACTGGGTCGGCCATCAGGCTGCTCGACGTCCACTCCAAG GAGGAGCTGGAGAACTACGGGCTGGCGGGGGTCCTGCGCTGCGAGGCCGTGCTGCCCAGCGCCCGCGCCCGCTCCCTGCTGCTCCTTGTGTGCCAGGAGCCCCAGCAGACCCAGCCCGACGCCCACTTCTTCCAGTGCACCCACATCGGG gcGGAGCCGATCCGGGACGACATTAACAGTGCTCTGCTGGATTTCAAATCGGGGAGCAACGCTCAGAGGAAAGAGACGCTCAG AGAGAACCAGGAGAAGATGCAGAACGGGGCACCACCGGTCCCGGAGGGGACAGGCTCCCGGCCCCCAACGCCCCCCAGGAAGGTGGTGATCACCCCGAACGAGATGGAGGCGCAGAGTCAGAGAGatgcag CTGACCCCCCGGACCCAGGCGCACTGCGGATTGAGTGTGATGTG gAGCTGTTGAACCGGGTCTTCGACGACATCGAAGCTTTCATGGCCAAACTGCAGAAATCGGCAGAGGCCTCGCGGGTCCTGGAGCAGCTGAAACAGTCCAGTCGGGGGCGTCGCCGCCAGCCGGGGG AGGGGCTGCTGACCCTGCGGGCCAGGCCACCCACCATGGAAGAGTTCGAGGACACCCTGGCCAAGATGAAATATTCCTTCAGCCTCCTG gcaaGACTCCAGTCAAACATCTTGAATCCCACTTCGGAGGAGCTGGTTCACTTCCTGTTTGGCCTCCTGAAAATG gTGGTGGAGTCGTCGGGGGGGCCAGAGTTTGCCAGCGAGATCCGCTCCCCCATGCTGACCCGGGAGGCCGTCACCCTGCTGCGGGGCTGCCTGGGGGCCCAGAAGGCCGAGCTGTGGGGCTCGCTGGGTGACAACTGGACCCGGCCCCG GGTGGAGTTCCCCGGGGACTACGCCGCCCCGTACACCCCGACCTTCCAACGCGGCTGGGCACCGCTGCCCCGGGGCCCCGACGGGCAGCCCTGGGAGGATCCAGTGGAGACCCAGCACCGGCATGAAGCGCGCCGGGCACAG CAATCGGCTCCTCCAATTGAAGCCAAAGG ccataGACATACAGAAGAATGCAGGCTGGTGAGCTGCAAGAACGACTTTGTAGCCAGGAACAGCAACGAGCTGTCTGTCCCGCAGGGGGAGGTTCTGGAG GTGCTGGACAACTCCAGGAAGTGGTGGAAGGTTCAGAACCGCTCCGGCCAGCAAGGCTACGTCCCCTTCAACATCCTCAGCCCCCTCCCGGGCCCCCAGAACCGCGACCCGGGCAACCTGCTCAACAGCCCCGGCCAGGCCCGAGCCCCG GGCCCCCCAGGCCTGCCAGCTCCGAAGAAAAAGGTCTCGGCCCTGAACGGGACCCAGTGCAACGGCTGCGAGGGGCTTGGCCTAGACCCCAATGAGAGAG GACGGTGA